A window of Rhizobium acidisoli contains these coding sequences:
- a CDS encoding shikimate dehydrogenase, whose amino-acid sequence MGDSRETFGPKAFVTGFPVKHSRSPLIHGYWLKTLGLPGSYRAHEVAPEAFADFIASLKDGSSGFTGGNVTIPHKELAFRLADKPDELSHELGASNTLWLDDGLLHATNTDGRGFTANLDERHPGWDRQDTAVVFGAGGASRAIIQAVRDRGFKTIHVVNRTVERARELADRFGPKVEAHPAGALVEVMKGAGLFINTTSLGMDGEAAPQLDFTPLAAGAVVTDIVYIPLKTPILAQAQEQGFPIVDGLGMLLHQAVPGFEKWFGKRPVVDAALRALIIADMEAH is encoded by the coding sequence ATGGGTGATTCACGTGAAACATTCGGGCCGAAAGCGTTTGTCACGGGCTTTCCGGTCAAGCATTCGCGCTCGCCGTTGATCCACGGATATTGGCTGAAGACGCTCGGCCTGCCAGGCAGCTATCGCGCCCATGAAGTGGCGCCCGAGGCCTTTGCCGATTTCATCGCTTCGCTGAAGGATGGCAGTTCCGGCTTTACCGGCGGCAATGTCACCATTCCCCACAAGGAACTGGCTTTCCGTCTCGCCGACAAGCCGGACGAACTATCGCACGAGCTCGGCGCCTCGAACACGCTTTGGCTGGACGATGGCCTGCTGCATGCGACGAACACCGACGGCCGCGGCTTCACCGCCAATCTCGACGAACGCCATCCGGGCTGGGACCGCCAGGACACGGCGGTCGTCTTTGGCGCCGGCGGCGCCAGCCGGGCGATCATCCAGGCGGTTCGTGATCGTGGTTTCAAGACGATTCACGTCGTCAACCGCACCGTCGAACGCGCCCGTGAACTGGCCGATCGCTTTGGTCCGAAGGTTGAGGCCCATCCGGCGGGTGCGCTTGTCGAGGTCATGAAAGGCGCCGGCCTCTTCATCAATACCACCTCGCTCGGCATGGACGGCGAAGCCGCACCCCAACTCGACTTCACCCCTCTTGCGGCTGGAGCCGTCGTCACCGATATCGTCTATATCCCCCTGAAGACGCCGATCCTGGCGCAGGCGCAAGAGCAGGGATTTCCGATCGTCGATGGTCTCGGCATGCTGTTGCATCAGGCCGTGCCGGGATTCGAAAAATGGTTCGGCAAGCGTCCTGTCGTCGACGCAGCACTGCGCGCGCTGATTATCGCCGATATGGAAGCACACTGA
- a CDS encoding Maf-like protein: MTTKLILASSSPFRRMLMENAGLSFEAHAAQIDERAVEAPLEKAGAQPDAVALVLARAKAEEVSSRFPDGLVIGSDQTMSLGDRVFHKPTDMVEAANHLQTLSGATHRLNSAVAIVRNGVVVWEHLAHADLTMRPLTADFIGRHLARVGNKALSSVGAYQLEGEGIQLFEKIEGDYFTILGLPMLPLLEKLRDLGAIDG; this comes from the coding sequence ATGACAACAAAACTCATCCTTGCATCGTCGAGCCCGTTTCGACGGATGCTGATGGAAAATGCCGGCCTATCCTTCGAGGCGCATGCCGCGCAGATCGATGAACGGGCGGTCGAAGCCCCGTTGGAAAAAGCTGGCGCTCAACCAGATGCCGTTGCTCTCGTTCTCGCCAGGGCCAAGGCCGAAGAGGTCAGCAGCCGTTTCCCCGATGGCCTGGTCATCGGTTCGGATCAGACGATGTCGCTCGGCGATCGCGTCTTCCATAAGCCCACGGATATGGTAGAGGCGGCCAATCACCTTCAGACTCTTTCGGGAGCAACCCACCGGTTGAACAGCGCTGTGGCAATCGTCCGCAACGGTGTTGTGGTGTGGGAACATCTCGCCCATGCCGATCTGACCATGCGGCCGCTGACGGCGGATTTCATTGGCCGGCACCTGGCCCGGGTCGGCAACAAGGCGCTCTCCAGCGTCGGCGCCTATCAATTGGAGGGGGAGGGCATCCAGCTGTTCGAGAAAATCGAAGGTGATTATTTCACCATTCTCGGCCTGCCGATGCTGCCGCTTCTGGAAAAATTACGAGACCTCGGAGCGATCGATGGGTGA
- the coaE gene encoding dephospho-CoA kinase (Dephospho-CoA kinase (CoaE) performs the final step in coenzyme A biosynthesis.), which translates to MLKIGLTGSIGMGKSTAGKLFAEAGIPLNDSDAVVHDLYAGEAAPLVDAAFPGTMKDGAVDRHELGRQLALDPGGFKRLEAIVHPLVRKRETEFLKRQRRAGTEMVVLDIPLLFETNAWERVDVVVVVSAGPQIQRDRVLAREGMTEEKFEMILSRQTPDAEKRRRADYLIDSSGSIAETKERVLEIIADLKTRIDKGDFRNA; encoded by the coding sequence ATGCTGAAGATCGGACTGACCGGCTCCATCGGTATGGGAAAATCGACGGCGGGCAAGCTCTTTGCCGAGGCCGGGATCCCGCTGAACGATTCGGATGCCGTGGTCCACGATCTCTATGCCGGCGAGGCCGCACCCCTGGTGGATGCCGCCTTTCCCGGCACGATGAAGGATGGCGCCGTCGACCGGCACGAACTCGGCCGTCAGCTGGCGCTTGATCCCGGTGGCTTCAAACGCCTGGAAGCGATCGTCCATCCGCTGGTGCGCAAACGCGAGACGGAATTTTTAAAGCGGCAGCGCCGCGCCGGCACTGAGATGGTCGTGCTCGATATTCCGCTGCTCTTCGAAACCAACGCCTGGGAAAGAGTGGATGTCGTTGTCGTCGTCAGCGCCGGTCCACAGATTCAACGCGACAGGGTGCTTGCGCGCGAAGGCATGACCGAGGAAAAATTCGAAATGATTCTCTCACGCCAGACGCCGGACGCGGAAAAACGGCGCCGGGCGGATTATCTGATCGACAGCAGCGGCAGTATCGCGGAGACGAAGGAACGGGTGCTGGAGATTATCGCCGACCTGAAAACGCGGATTGACAAGGGAGATTTCCGGAATGCGTGA
- the dnaQ gene encoding DNA polymerase III subunit epsilon encodes MREIIFDTETTGLDNRADRIIEIGGIELFNHFPTGNVIHIYINPGDQKVHPDALAVHGITDEFLKDKKPFAEVAEEILTFFGDAKWIAHNATFDMGFINAELARIGLPPILPERVLDTLSMARRKHPMGPNSLDALCRRYGIDNSHRTKHGALLDSELLAEVYIEMIGGRQAAFGLSMTATSGQNGRGDATEQDDVVIASVLERPRPLAPRLSQSEAQAHEALVAKLGEKGIWAKYASLN; translated from the coding sequence ATGCGTGAGATCATCTTCGATACGGAAACCACCGGCCTCGACAACCGCGCCGACCGCATCATCGAAATCGGCGGCATCGAGCTCTTCAATCATTTCCCGACCGGCAATGTGATCCATATCTACATCAATCCAGGCGATCAGAAGGTTCATCCGGATGCGCTCGCCGTGCACGGCATCACCGACGAATTCCTGAAGGACAAGAAACCCTTCGCCGAGGTCGCCGAGGAAATCCTGACCTTCTTCGGCGACGCCAAGTGGATTGCCCACAACGCCACCTTCGATATGGGCTTCATCAACGCCGAATTGGCGCGGATCGGTTTGCCGCCGATCCTGCCGGAGCGGGTGCTTGACACCCTGTCGATGGCGCGGCGCAAACATCCGATGGGGCCGAATTCGCTCGACGCGCTCTGCCGGCGTTACGGCATCGACAATTCGCACCGCACCAAACACGGCGCGCTGCTCGACTCCGAACTGCTCGCCGAAGTCTATATCGAGATGATCGGCGGCAGGCAGGCAGCTTTCGGCCTGAGCATGACCGCTACATCAGGGCAGAACGGTCGCGGCGATGCGACTGAGCAAGACGATGTGGTGATTGCATCCGTGCTCGAGCGGCCCCGCCCGCTTGCCCCCCGCCTCAGCCAGTCCGAGGCGCAGGCGCATGAGGCGCTCGTCGCCAAGCTCGGTGAAAAAGGCATCTGGGCGAAATATGCCAGCCTGAACTAA
- a CDS encoding Tim44/TimA family putative adaptor protein, with amino-acid sequence MSSNDFITLFFLVAAVLIFFQLRSVLGRRTGNEKPPRDLYTPRDAAPAEAADAGKVVTLPRRDATTEDEDRFAAIDAFAAPGTPLNESLRALNKADPAFSPKEFLNGARMAYEMIVMAYADGDRKTLKNLLSREVYDGFDAAIGERETRGEKVKSTFVGIDKAEITHAETKGSEAQITVRIISQLISATYDKADVLIEGDAENVAEVNDLWTFARDTRSRDPNWKLVATESEHE; translated from the coding sequence ATGAGTTCGAACGACTTCATCACATTATTCTTCCTGGTGGCGGCAGTGCTGATTTTCTTTCAGCTCCGCTCCGTGCTCGGGCGCCGCACAGGAAATGAGAAGCCGCCGCGCGATCTCTATACGCCGCGCGATGCGGCTCCGGCCGAAGCCGCCGATGCCGGCAAAGTCGTGACGCTGCCGCGCCGCGATGCGACGACGGAGGATGAGGATCGTTTCGCCGCCATCGACGCCTTCGCCGCACCCGGAACGCCGCTCAACGAATCGCTGCGCGCGCTGAACAAGGCCGATCCGGCCTTCAGCCCGAAGGAATTTTTGAACGGCGCCCGCATGGCTTACGAGATGATCGTCATGGCTTATGCCGATGGTGACCGGAAAACCCTGAAGAACCTGCTGTCGCGCGAGGTCTATGATGGCTTCGATGCTGCGATCGGCGAGCGCGAAACCCGGGGCGAGAAAGTGAAGTCCACTTTCGTCGGCATCGACAAGGCCGAAATCACCCATGCGGAGACGAAGGGCAGCGAAGCGCAGATCACCGTTCGCATCATCAGCCAGCTGATATCGGCGACTTACGACAAAGCGGATGTGCTGATCGAAGGCGATGCCGAAAACGTCGCCGAGGTCAACGACCTCTGGACCTTCGCCCGCGACACCCGCTCGCGCGATCCGAACTGGAAACTCGTGGCGACCGAATCGGAACATGAGTGA
- a CDS encoding FxsA family protein has protein sequence MRFSILPAFILLLPLAEIAGFVVVGRAIGLWLTLALVMLGFVLGMVLLRRQGIGILRRMSSEGRNGVMPGRELLRPAMNVIASLLLIIPGFITDVIAILILIPPVRVFVWRWVAKRFVTVNARSGFSAGPKPDFRDRNQNSKVVDLDDEDYHREPDRNSPWSGKHLGD, from the coding sequence ATGCGTTTTTCCATCCTGCCAGCTTTCATTCTGCTGCTGCCGCTCGCCGAAATTGCCGGTTTCGTCGTCGTCGGCCGCGCAATCGGATTGTGGCTGACGCTGGCGCTCGTCATGCTGGGCTTCGTTCTCGGGATGGTTCTGCTGCGCCGGCAGGGCATCGGTATTTTGCGCCGCATGTCGAGCGAAGGACGAAACGGGGTGATGCCGGGCCGCGAGTTGCTGCGGCCGGCGATGAACGTCATCGCCTCGCTGCTGCTCATCATTCCCGGTTTCATCACGGATGTCATCGCAATCCTGATCCTCATTCCGCCGGTGCGTGTTTTCGTCTGGCGGTGGGTCGCCAAACGCTTCGTCACCGTCAACGCCAGGAGCGGCTTTTCCGCTGGGCCGAAACCGGATTTCCGCGACCGCAACCAGAATTCGAAGGTGGTCGATCTCGACGACGAGGACTATCATAGGGAGCCGGACCGTAACTCGCCATGGTCGGGCAAACATCTCGGAGATTGA
- the secB gene encoding protein-export chaperone SecB, with translation MADDNNSNGAASPTLSILAQYTKDLSFENPGAPRSLQARDKAPTININVNVNANPLSDTDFDVVLSLNAEAKDGDKTVFHTELAYGGVFRVAGFPQEHMLPVLFIECPRMLFPFARQIIADVTRNGGFPPLMIDPIDFTQMFAQRVAEEQARAKVEAVPN, from the coding sequence ATGGCAGACGATAACAACAGCAACGGTGCGGCCAGCCCCACCCTTTCGATCCTTGCGCAGTATACCAAGGACCTATCCTTCGAAAATCCGGGTGCGCCGCGTTCGCTGCAGGCCCGCGACAAGGCGCCGACGATCAACATCAATGTGAACGTCAACGCCAACCCGCTTTCGGATACGGATTTCGATGTCGTGCTGTCGCTGAATGCGGAAGCCAAGGACGGCGACAAGACGGTGTTCCATACGGAACTCGCTTATGGCGGCGTCTTCCGCGTTGCCGGTTTCCCGCAGGAACATATGCTGCCGGTTCTCTTCATCGAGTGCCCGCGCATGCTCTTCCCCTTCGCCCGTCAGATCATCGCCGACGTCACCCGCAACGGCGGTTTCCCGCCGCTGATGATCGACCCGATCGACTTCACGCAGATGTTCGCCCAGCGCGTTGCCGAAGAACAGGCCCGCGCCAAGGTTGAAGCCGTTCCGAACTGA